GGCTTCTCCCGATTTGCCCCGAAACGTCCAATACACGCTCATCGGAGAAAAAATCAATGCCGTTCCCGGTTCTCCATCGCGCGAGTCCGCCCAAGCCGCCTTCGACCATCTGGAACTGGCTGTCCAGGCTTTGCGCCATGGAACTATCGATGCCATCGTCACAGCACCCGTCTCCAAGGAAGCACTCCACGAAGTCGGTTTCGCCTGGCCGGGGCAGACGGAATTCTTTGCCGCCCGCCTTGGAGAACCCAACTTTGCCATGTGCCTTTCCGGCGTCCACCTGACCGTGGCACTGGCTACCACCCACGTTGCGATCAAAGATGTTCCTTCCCTTCTGAAGACCTCGGAACTCGTTCGCATCGGCAAGCTGCTGGCCGATTTCTGCCTGTGCCGCACATGCAAACGTCCGCAAATCGCCCTCGCCGCCCTCAACCCCCATGCCGGTGAAGACGGAGCTTTCGGCAGCGAAGACATGCGTATCATCGCTCCTGCCGTCGGCATTCTCAACAAGGAATGCCCCGACGCCGACTTCTACGGTCCCGAAGTACCGGACACCGTCTACCGCGATGCCCTGCAAGGCCGTTTCGACGGCATCCTGGCTCCTTATCATGACCAAGGGCTCATTCCATTGAAGATGCTCGACTTCAACACAGCCGTTAACATCACCCTCGGTCTGCCCCGGCCACGCGTCAGCCCAGATCACGGCACGGCATTCGGAATCGCCGGCAAAGGCATCGCCGACCCATCCAGTACCTTGCAGGCCTTCCGGGTAGCCGTTCAGGTTGCCTCGCACAGCAGGCTCCAGTTCTGAACCTGCCAGCCCCCTCTGGTCGATCGCATCACACCGGATATTCCATTCCAAGCTCCGCGATCACAAGATCGCGTCCGTCGTCGGGAAACTCCTCCTGCAAGGCATCATACATCGCCTGGGAAGCTTTCGGTTCACCGTGGACGAGGAAGACAGTAGAGCGAGAGCCCCCCATTTCCTTGAAATAACTAAGCAATTCATCGTGGTCGGCATGTCCCGAGAACGAATCCATCTCTTCGATTGCCGCCCGAACCGTGTACTGCTTGCCCAGAATAGGCACATCTTTCCAACCGTCCATAATCTTGCGCCCCAACGTAGATGGAGCACAATAACCCACAAATAAGACCGTATTGCGGGGATTACCGATATTATTGGCCAGATGATGCAGAATGCGTCCAGCTTCGCACATGCCCGAAGCGGAAATAATAATCCCCTGTTCCTTCATTTTGTTC
This is a stretch of genomic DNA from Akkermansia sp. N21116. It encodes these proteins:
- a CDS encoding 4-hydroxythreonine-4-phosphate dehydrogenase PdxA; protein product: MSQITIGYTLGDQAGIGPEVIAQALASPDLPRNVQYTLIGEKINAVPGSPSRESAQAAFDHLELAVQALRHGTIDAIVTAPVSKEALHEVGFAWPGQTEFFAARLGEPNFAMCLSGVHLTVALATTHVAIKDVPSLLKTSELVRIGKLLADFCLCRTCKRPQIALAALNPHAGEDGAFGSEDMRIIAPAVGILNKECPDADFYGPEVPDTVYRDALQGRFDGILAPYHDQGLIPLKMLDFNTAVNITLGLPRPRVSPDHGTAFGIAGKGIADPSSTLQAFRVAVQVASHSRLQF